The following proteins come from a genomic window of Lolium rigidum isolate FL_2022 chromosome 5, APGP_CSIRO_Lrig_0.1, whole genome shotgun sequence:
- the LOC124656911 gene encoding uncharacterized protein LOC124656911 yields the protein MAEQPGDKSGDASIEKMYEIFSKLLEQQQMKAVPETVKYALEPNPVRLSGPGTYVSWARHAQLILSSHGYENLLVDDEDKKENCDTRTKQTNDKVLVWLLGSMKPSIRGQVETMETVHEVWSSLHKQVRRRDKKKLYRDLHYYHPFEPVDKKDIAIHHTWFESFVSKLFLDGLNDELNLRRQLIFSEPEWPSLDDIISSVIEEETRLSQPKEDGLNSVDARAALSMQARYASKSFGKADKRKFFCEHCRKNGHKRDTCFELHGYPPWWEKGRSQSGGAQGSNRSQANHTTATRELPLVDIRALDNFTSKLKLSEGSSSSQDSSKADSSVYVTSHQGAKDRENFRDWDRA from the exons ATGGCTGAACAGCCTGGGGACAAGTCGGGAGATGCAAGCATAGAAAAGATGTATGAAATTTTCAGTAAATTGTTGGAGCAGCAGCAGATGAAAGCAGTTCCAGAAACAGTCAAGTATGCACTGGAACCAAATCCAGTAAGGTTGTCAGGCCCAGGCACCTATGTCAGCTGGGCACGCCATGCTCAACTTATATTGAGTTCACATGGCTATGAAAACCTGcttgttgatgatgaagataaGAAGGAAAACTGTGATACTCGTACAAAACAGACCAATGATAAAGTGTTAGTCTGGCTTTTGGGAAGTATGAAACCATCAATTAGAGGACAGGTGGAAACCATGGAAACTGTCCATGAGGTTTGGTCATCCTTGCATAAGCA AGTACGCAGGCGAGATAAAAAAAAGTTGTACAGAGACTTGCACTATTATCATCCTTTTGAACCTGTTGACAAAAAGGACATTGCAATCCATCATACATGGTTCGAGTCATTTGTGAGCAAGCTTTTCCTTGATGGACTAAACGACGAATTAAATCTCCGTCGTCAATTGATATTTTCTGAACCAGAGTGGCCGAGCCTTGATGATATCATTTCTAGTGTAATTGAAGAGGAGACTCGCTTGTCTCAACCAAAGGAGGATGGTCTCAATTCAGTAGATGCTCGTGCAGCTTTATCCATGCAAGCTCGTTATGCCTCGAAGTCCTTTGGTAAAGCAGATAAAAGGAAGTTTTTCTGTGAACACTGCAGAAAGAATGGACACAAGAGAGACACATGCTTTGAGCTGCATGGCTATCCACCTTGGTGGGAGAAAGGGAGATCTCAATCAGGGGGAGCTCAGGGGTCAAATAGGAGTCAAGCTAATCACACTACAGCTACAAGGGAGCTACCATTGGTAGATATACGAGCTCTTGATAATTTTACTTCCAAGCTTAAACTCTCAGAAGGCTCGTCTTCCTCCCAGGATTCCTCCAAAGCTGATTCTAGTGTCTATGTCACTTCTCACCAAG GAGCTAAAGACAGGGAAAATTTTCGGGACTGGGACCGAGCATGA